A genomic window from Streptomyces brevispora includes:
- a CDS encoding GTP-binding protein yields MTDPPRAPASVSAPDSGKYLTSSVAGAAKILVVGPLGVGKTTLVGTVSEIKPLFTEAAMSQAGAGVDTAVDCAKTTTTVSLDFGRLTIDGDLVLYLFGTPGQQRFLPAWRDLAKGALGALALVDTRDLTASFDALGNLEDLDLPFAIAVNTFPGSPRYGVDDLRSALDLLPGTPLVTCDARDRASSIRALAALVRHLIDTATEPS; encoded by the coding sequence ATGACCGACCCGCCGCGTGCCCCCGCCTCGGTCTCCGCGCCCGACTCCGGGAAGTACCTCACCTCAAGCGTCGCGGGCGCGGCGAAGATCCTGGTCGTCGGCCCGCTGGGGGTGGGCAAGACCACGCTGGTCGGAACCGTGTCGGAGATCAAGCCGCTGTTCACCGAGGCCGCGATGTCCCAGGCGGGGGCCGGCGTCGACACCGCCGTGGACTGCGCCAAGACGACCACGACGGTCTCCCTGGACTTCGGTCGGCTGACCATCGACGGCGACCTGGTCCTCTATCTGTTCGGCACACCCGGTCAGCAGCGGTTCCTGCCGGCCTGGCGGGACCTGGCCAAGGGCGCGCTCGGCGCGCTCGCTCTGGTGGACACCCGGGATCTGACCGCGTCGTTCGACGCCCTGGGCAATCTTGAGGACCTCGACCTGCCGTTCGCCATCGCGGTCAACACCTTCCCCGGGAGCCCCCGGTACGGCGTGGACGACCTGCGCTCGGCGCTCGATCTGCTCCCCGGGACACCCCTAGTGACCTGCGACGCGCGTGACCGGGCGTCGTCGATCCGGGCCCTGGCCGCTCTCGTGCGCCACCTCATCGACACCGCCACGGAGCCCTCATGA
- a CDS encoding DUF742 domain-containing protein produces MTDRPEEPRASAIRPYVITGGRAETGGEPLSWESLVMATEEAFPASLQPEHLAILAHCEGLISVAEVAAHIGQPPSVIQVLLFDLLEWGLIVTRPPIPPAERADVTMLRKVLHGLESNL; encoded by the coding sequence ATGACGGACCGGCCCGAGGAGCCGAGGGCCTCGGCGATCCGCCCCTATGTGATCACCGGCGGCCGCGCGGAGACCGGCGGTGAGCCGCTGTCCTGGGAGTCCCTGGTGATGGCGACGGAGGAGGCGTTCCCCGCTTCGCTCCAGCCGGAGCACCTCGCCATCCTTGCGCACTGCGAGGGGCTCATCTCGGTAGCGGAGGTGGCCGCCCACATCGGTCAACCACCCTCGGTCATCCAGGTGTTGCTCTTCGATCTCCTCGAATGGGGGCTGATCGTGACCCGCCCGCCCATTCCCCCGGCCGAACGCGCCGATGTGACCATGCTCAGAAAGGTCCTCCATGGTCTCGAAAGCAACCTCTGA
- a CDS encoding cytochrome P450 family protein has product MDPAGGCPHAANARLLAQGAVTPVILPGEVEGMAVLGHDALKEFLSHPDVAKNAQHFAALQAGEIPDGWPLKTFATVQGMTTADGVDHRRLRSLMSKAFTARRVEELRPRIEALTASLLDELEEAAAAGDGVADLRTHFALPLPMGVICELLGVDAGHHDRLHELSNQIVATDIGPEEATAANREMVEVLSAVAAARTESPGDDLTSALIAAREENGDRLSPHELIGTLMLTIIAGHETTLNLITNAVRALCTHRDQLALVRSGSASWADVVEETLRWDSPVSYFPFRYPTRDLRIGGTVIPKGTPVLAGYSAAGRDTSAHGPDAGRFDITRTDAARHLSLGHGAHYCMGAPLARMEATAALEQLFTRFPDLDLAVPESELPRHATFVGNSVQRLPVRLRG; this is encoded by the coding sequence ATGGACCCGGCGGGCGGCTGTCCGCACGCGGCCAACGCCCGCCTGCTGGCCCAGGGCGCCGTCACGCCGGTGATCCTCCCCGGCGAGGTGGAGGGCATGGCGGTACTGGGTCACGACGCGCTCAAGGAGTTCCTCTCGCACCCCGACGTCGCGAAGAACGCACAGCACTTCGCGGCGCTCCAGGCCGGTGAGATCCCTGACGGCTGGCCGCTGAAGACGTTCGCCACGGTGCAGGGGATGACGACCGCCGACGGCGTCGACCACCGGCGGCTGCGGTCCCTGATGAGCAAGGCGTTCACCGCGCGCCGCGTCGAGGAACTGCGGCCACGCATCGAGGCGTTGACGGCCTCGCTCCTGGACGAGCTCGAGGAGGCGGCCGCCGCAGGTGACGGTGTCGCCGATCTGCGTACGCACTTCGCGTTGCCGTTGCCGATGGGCGTCATCTGCGAGCTGCTGGGCGTGGATGCCGGACACCACGACCGGCTGCACGAGCTGTCCAACCAGATTGTCGCCACGGACATCGGCCCCGAGGAGGCGACGGCGGCCAACCGCGAGATGGTGGAGGTGCTGAGCGCGGTCGCCGCCGCCCGGACGGAGAGTCCGGGGGACGATCTCACCAGTGCGCTGATCGCGGCCCGAGAGGAGAACGGCGACCGGCTCAGTCCGCACGAGCTGATCGGCACCCTGATGCTCACGATCATCGCCGGCCACGAGACGACGCTCAATCTGATCACCAACGCCGTCCGGGCCCTGTGCACGCACCGCGACCAGCTCGCCCTGGTTCGGTCGGGCAGCGCGAGCTGGGCGGACGTGGTCGAGGAGACGCTGCGCTGGGACAGCCCGGTCAGCTACTTCCCGTTCCGCTACCCGACACGCGACCTCAGGATCGGCGGCACCGTGATCCCCAAGGGGACCCCGGTGCTCGCCGGTTACTCGGCGGCGGGCCGCGACACGTCGGCCCACGGTCCCGATGCCGGACGCTTCGACATCACCCGCACCGACGCGGCCCGGCATCTGTCCCTGGGCCATGGCGCGCACTACTGCATGGGCGCCCCGCTGGCCCGGATGGAAGCCACCGCCGCGCTGGAGCAGCTCTTCACGCGCTTCCCCGACCTCGATCTCGCCGTCCCCGAGTCCGAACTGCCGCGGCACGCAACGTTCGTGGGCAACAGCGTGCAGCGGCTTCCGGTACGGCTGCGCGGCTGA
- a CDS encoding roadblock/LC7 domain-containing protein — MTGTITRLPDLGWMLRPLTEIPGVRHAVVVSEDGLRLGHASAESLSGPVAALSVAEAESLSAACAAMTMTGRSTTALLFGAGAGVRQLMLESDHGFVLFTHAGVGAQLGVATDLEADVGLVAQQMQLLVAKIGAHLTSLPRDQAAASS, encoded by the coding sequence GTGACCGGAACCATCACCCGACTCCCCGACCTGGGCTGGATGCTCCGCCCGCTCACGGAGATCCCTGGCGTCCGGCACGCCGTGGTCGTCTCCGAGGACGGCCTGCGGCTCGGGCACGCGTCCGCGGAGAGCCTCTCGGGCCCCGTGGCCGCCCTGAGCGTCGCCGAGGCGGAATCTCTCTCGGCGGCCTGCGCGGCGATGACCATGACGGGCCGGTCCACGACCGCGCTGCTGTTCGGCGCCGGCGCCGGTGTGCGTCAGCTGATGCTGGAGTCGGACCACGGGTTCGTCCTGTTCACCCATGCCGGGGTGGGCGCGCAACTGGGTGTGGCGACCGACCTGGAGGCTGACGTGGGCCTCGTGGCACAGCAGATGCAGCTGTTGGTGGCGAAGATCGGCGCGCACCTCACCAGCCTGCCGCGGGATCAGGCCGCCGCGTCGTCATGA
- a CDS encoding cytochrome P450: MSTPHPTTGPATHCPVTGTSTTALYGPGLDGDAMPALYEEMRRAHGPVVPVSIAPGIDAWLVVSHRELLRLTREEQDFSHDPRHWSLLREGRVPADSPLLPLVGWRPALLFADGQQHRRMRAAVSDALAGINGHELRRSVRGAAEELIVSFAGHGEADLVADYARRLPMQVITGLLGVDDRTGRELVEAVAGTVAASSVSADASRRMGAILLALIEEKRRHRGDDITSALLHHPARLTDEEVLHNLVVMFVAGNQTTVNWIATTLRILLCDPAFRSSLTGGHLSVDDALDLVLWRFPPTQNFPARYATRDMRFGGQDIRTGDMLILGLAAANADPEILPGDGAPVVGNRSHLAFGAGPHTCPAQDPARLITRTAVDTILHRLPDLELAIPESELEWIKSPWSKGLGALPVRFSDPQLPQSPVPPPLASPTAPH, translated from the coding sequence ATGAGTACGCCGCACCCCACGACCGGGCCCGCCACCCACTGCCCCGTGACCGGGACCTCGACGACCGCACTGTACGGACCCGGCCTCGACGGCGACGCGATGCCCGCCCTGTACGAGGAGATGCGCCGCGCGCACGGCCCGGTGGTGCCGGTCTCCATCGCCCCCGGCATCGACGCCTGGCTCGTGGTGAGCCACCGCGAGCTGCTCCGGCTCACCCGCGAGGAGCAGGACTTCTCGCACGACCCGCGCCACTGGAGCCTGCTGCGGGAGGGGCGGGTACCCGCCGACTCGCCGCTCCTGCCGCTGGTCGGCTGGCGGCCCGCGCTGCTGTTCGCCGACGGACAACAGCACCGCAGGATGCGGGCCGCCGTCTCGGACGCGCTGGCCGGCATCAACGGACACGAACTGCGCCGCAGCGTCCGGGGCGCCGCCGAAGAACTGATCGTGTCGTTCGCGGGGCACGGCGAGGCGGACCTTGTCGCCGACTACGCCCGCAGACTGCCGATGCAGGTGATCACCGGGCTGCTGGGCGTGGACGACCGGACCGGCCGGGAACTGGTGGAGGCCGTCGCCGGAACGGTGGCAGCCAGCAGCGTGTCCGCCGACGCCAGCAGGCGGATGGGCGCCATCCTGCTCGCGTTGATCGAGGAGAAGCGACGTCACCGCGGCGACGACATCACCTCGGCCCTGCTGCACCACCCGGCGCGACTCACCGATGAGGAGGTACTGCACAACCTGGTCGTGATGTTCGTCGCGGGCAACCAGACCACGGTCAACTGGATCGCCACCACGCTGCGCATCCTGCTCTGCGATCCCGCGTTCCGCTCCTCGCTGACCGGCGGGCACCTCAGCGTGGACGACGCGCTCGACCTGGTCCTGTGGCGCTTCCCGCCCACCCAGAACTTCCCCGCCCGCTACGCCACCCGCGACATGCGCTTCGGCGGCCAGGACATCCGCACGGGCGACATGCTGATCCTGGGCCTGGCAGCGGCCAACGCGGATCCGGAGATACTCCCCGGCGACGGCGCACCGGTGGTCGGCAACCGTTCCCACCTGGCGTTCGGCGCGGGCCCGCACACCTGTCCCGCACAGGACCCGGCGCGGCTGATCACCCGGACCGCGGTGGACACGATCCTGCACCGGCTGCCCGATCTGGAACTCGCCATCCCGGAGAGCGAACTGGAATGGATCAAGTCGCCCTGGAGCAAGGGCCTGGGCGCGCTGCCCGTCCGCTTCAGCGATCCGCAACTTCCACAGAGCCCGGTGCCTCCGCCCCTGGCCTCGCCGACCGCGCCCCACTGA
- a CDS encoding AfsR/SARP family transcriptional regulator has protein sequence MPTPEEVRLRFNILGPIEGWSNGTRLRLGGIIQKRVLATLLMEPGKVLPISRLIEAAWEEEPPPTAPHQVRKAVADLRRRIPGGARVLLTDGPGYRVADERCEIDLSEFGLLIRKSKQTASEGRTAEAAEMLRGALALWRGPVLSGGGGPVVEAAATSIDERRLTAAEQLFELRLGLGEAAALVVEIRELVQQYPLRESLRGQLMIALYRSGRQAEALEEYGRVRVLLVEELGIDPGPHLTKLYEGILRESPDLTGPEPAGPDLTGPEPAAARGLPVVLPAEPPSTLPYDLADFTGRDRELAEILRAAEDGGEQGPQIVAIDGMGGCGKTSLAVRAARRLAPEYPDGRLHIDLRGYTPGDQPVTAGMALDSLLRALGVPGTLIPDDVPARIALWRATLAGKRLLILFDNAADAGAIRPLLPATPGCLVIVTSRARLVDLDGARWISIGVMPPQDSAMLVAKTLGARRVAAEPEAAAELARLCGHLPLALRIATARLRNRPRWTLQYLAERLRDETRRLDELSSGARSVSATLRLSYQALDEECRHAFSTLALHPGSDMDIHAAGALLGSGARDAENLLEMLLDVHLVQQPEIGLYTFHDLVRSFAQSLLDEAGEDSGAVERLLGYYLTATEVACDLLYSGRRRRSTGIPPSTAELPDLATTERARKWFLREQSALLAAVTLAERRGHDRYVVCLARNLVFQLNDLGLLEEFGELSRVAVAAAGRLQDLALLGVSLSNLAVAGWKLGRLTEGLEAARESRDVAIRLGDLHTRAHSESILGQFNSLLGEFSDALGHMETAIAHERDLGIPRAEAESLTILSTLYEQWGRYEEARDAALRSAALSRRLGQHEGLPGAITDLAFAHVGLGAYEEADRCLAEARELYGDAGNEVNLALTLALSADVDDLLGRPPREPDQAELALALMRANSSPLRRAKVENMVGRLRRRQGDVVAALALHTHAHELSSSLSYRIEEAYALAGMADALGDTPDAVRHRVAAEELFAGMGVPEGRRRGHG, from the coding sequence GTGCCGACACCGGAAGAGGTTCGACTGCGCTTCAACATTCTCGGGCCGATCGAGGGGTGGTCGAACGGGACGCGGCTCCGGCTGGGGGGAATCATTCAGAAGCGAGTCCTGGCCACTCTGCTTATGGAGCCGGGAAAGGTGCTTCCGATTTCCCGGCTGATCGAGGCGGCCTGGGAGGAAGAACCCCCGCCGACGGCACCACATCAAGTGCGCAAGGCGGTTGCGGACCTCCGAAGGCGGATACCCGGGGGCGCCCGCGTCCTGCTCACCGATGGGCCCGGATATCGCGTCGCCGATGAGCGATGCGAAATCGACCTGTCCGAATTTGGCCTACTGATACGGAAATCGAAGCAGACCGCTTCCGAGGGCCGTACGGCCGAAGCCGCCGAGATGTTACGCGGCGCCCTTGCCCTGTGGCGCGGGCCTGTTCTTTCGGGCGGCGGCGGCCCGGTCGTCGAGGCCGCTGCGACCTCGATCGATGAGCGCCGGCTGACCGCGGCGGAACAGCTCTTCGAGCTCCGCCTGGGACTGGGAGAGGCCGCCGCACTCGTCGTCGAAATACGTGAGTTGGTCCAGCAGTACCCGTTGCGCGAGTCCCTGCGCGGCCAGTTGATGATCGCGCTGTACCGGTCCGGGCGGCAGGCCGAGGCACTCGAGGAGTACGGCAGGGTGCGCGTGCTCCTCGTCGAGGAACTCGGCATCGATCCCGGCCCCCACCTGACCAAGCTGTACGAGGGAATCCTCCGGGAGAGCCCCGATCTGACCGGTCCCGAGCCGGCCGGTCCCGATCTGACCGGTCCCGAGCCGGCGGCCGCCCGGGGCCTTCCGGTGGTGCTGCCCGCCGAACCCCCCAGCACCCTCCCGTACGACCTCGCGGATTTCACCGGCCGGGACCGGGAACTGGCCGAGATCCTGCGTGCCGCCGAGGACGGCGGTGAACAGGGCCCGCAGATCGTGGCCATCGACGGCATGGGCGGCTGCGGCAAGACCTCGCTCGCCGTGCGGGCGGCGCGCCGGCTCGCACCGGAGTACCCGGACGGCCGGCTCCACATCGACCTGCGCGGATACACGCCGGGCGACCAGCCGGTGACCGCGGGCATGGCGCTCGACAGCCTGCTGCGGGCCCTCGGTGTCCCCGGCACCCTCATCCCCGACGACGTACCCGCCCGCATCGCCCTGTGGCGCGCCACCCTGGCCGGCAAGCGGCTGCTGATCCTCTTCGACAACGCCGCCGACGCCGGTGCCATCCGACCGCTGCTGCCCGCCACCCCCGGCTGCCTGGTCATCGTCACCAGCCGGGCCCGCCTGGTCGATCTGGACGGCGCGCGGTGGATCTCCATCGGGGTGATGCCGCCCCAGGACAGCGCGATGCTGGTGGCCAAGACGCTCGGCGCCCGGCGCGTCGCCGCCGAGCCCGAGGCGGCCGCCGAGCTCGCCCGGCTCTGCGGTCATCTCCCCCTCGCCCTGCGGATCGCCACCGCCCGCCTGCGCAACCGCCCGCGCTGGACCCTCCAGTACCTGGCCGAACGGCTGCGCGACGAGACCAGAAGACTCGACGAGCTCAGCTCCGGCGCCCGCAGCGTTTCCGCCACCCTGCGCCTGTCCTACCAGGCTCTGGACGAGGAGTGCCGACACGCGTTCTCGACGCTGGCACTGCACCCGGGCAGCGACATGGACATCCACGCCGCCGGTGCGCTGCTCGGCTCGGGCGCGCGGGACGCGGAGAACCTGCTGGAGATGCTGCTCGACGTCCATCTCGTGCAGCAGCCGGAGATCGGCCTCTACACCTTCCACGATCTGGTCCGCAGCTTCGCGCAGAGCCTGCTCGACGAGGCCGGCGAGGACTCCGGTGCGGTGGAGCGGCTGCTGGGCTACTACCTGACCGCCACCGAGGTGGCATGCGATCTCCTCTATTCCGGTCGGCGCCGGCGCAGCACCGGCATCCCGCCCTCCACGGCCGAACTGCCCGACCTCGCTACCACCGAGCGGGCGCGCAAGTGGTTCCTGCGCGAGCAGTCGGCGCTCCTCGCGGCCGTCACGCTGGCCGAGCGCAGGGGCCACGACCGTTATGTGGTGTGCCTGGCCCGCAATCTCGTCTTCCAGCTCAACGACCTCGGGCTCCTGGAGGAGTTCGGCGAGCTGAGCCGGGTCGCGGTCGCCGCCGCCGGGCGGCTGCAGGATCTGGCACTGCTGGGGGTGAGCCTTTCCAACCTGGCCGTCGCCGGCTGGAAACTCGGCCGTCTCACCGAGGGGCTCGAAGCCGCCCGGGAGAGCCGGGATGTCGCGATCCGTCTCGGTGACCTGCACACCCGGGCCCACAGCGAGAGCATCCTCGGCCAGTTCAACAGCCTGCTCGGCGAATTCTCCGATGCCCTGGGTCACATGGAGACGGCGATCGCGCACGAGCGCGACCTGGGCATCCCGCGCGCGGAGGCCGAGAGCCTGACCATTCTCAGCACGCTCTACGAACAGTGGGGACGGTACGAGGAGGCGCGCGACGCGGCCCTGCGGTCGGCCGCGCTGAGCCGGCGGCTGGGGCAGCACGAGGGGCTGCCCGGCGCCATCACCGACCTCGCGTTCGCCCATGTCGGCCTGGGTGCCTACGAGGAGGCCGACCGCTGCCTGGCGGAGGCCCGCGAACTGTACGGGGACGCGGGCAACGAGGTGAACCTCGCCCTGACCCTGGCGTTGTCCGCCGATGTGGACGACCTGCTGGGCAGGCCTCCCCGGGAGCCGGACCAGGCGGAGCTCGCCCTCGCCCTGATGCGTGCGAACTCCTCGCCCCTGCGCCGGGCCAAGGTGGAGAACATGGTGGGCCGGCTGCGCCGCCGTCAGGGCGACGTGGTGGCGGCGCTCGCGCTGCACACCCATGCCCATGAGCTCTCCTCGTCCCTCAGCTATCGCATCGAGGAGGCCTACGCCCTCGCGGGCATGGCCGACGCCCTCGGTGACACACCGGACGCGGTCCGGCACCGGGTCGCGGCCGAGGAGCTCTTCGCCGGGATGGGTGTGCCGGAGGGGCGACGCCGCGGCCATGGCTGA
- a CDS encoding thioesterase II family protein: MNNWIRCFRPAPGAGAQLLCFPHAGGSATGYHPLSTQVAGTAETLIVQYPGRHDRIGEPFAERLVDVVDAVLASLPTSGGRPLMLFGHSMGALLAFETARRLAAEGREPAALFVSGSEAPSLPRRARLPCPPSDEDLIGELRLLSGTDEELLADPEILQLALPPLRADFRMLFSRTHVPGPPLRCPVVALTGDSDPRVSVEGVQAWERETEGSFERHVLPGGHFFLGDHLARFAELVAAYVPGRAARTGV, encoded by the coding sequence GTGAACAACTGGATACGGTGCTTCCGCCCCGCCCCCGGCGCCGGAGCGCAGTTGCTGTGCTTCCCGCACGCAGGTGGTTCGGCCACCGGTTACCATCCGCTGTCGACCCAGGTCGCGGGGACGGCGGAGACGCTGATCGTGCAGTACCCCGGGCGGCACGACCGCATCGGCGAGCCGTTCGCCGAACGGCTCGTCGATGTCGTGGACGCGGTGCTGGCCTCGCTCCCCACGAGCGGGGGCCGGCCGCTCATGCTGTTCGGCCACAGCATGGGCGCGCTCCTGGCGTTCGAGACGGCACGGCGGCTCGCGGCCGAAGGGCGGGAGCCCGCCGCTCTGTTCGTCTCCGGAAGCGAGGCCCCGTCGTTGCCACGACGGGCACGGCTGCCCTGCCCGCCCAGTGACGAGGACCTGATCGGGGAGCTGCGGCTGCTGTCCGGTACGGACGAGGAACTGCTGGCCGATCCCGAGATCCTCCAGCTCGCACTGCCGCCGCTGCGTGCCGACTTCCGCATGCTCTTCTCCCGCACCCACGTTCCCGGGCCGCCGCTGCGCTGCCCGGTCGTCGCGCTGACCGGTGACAGCGACCCCCGGGTATCCGTCGAGGGAGTACAGGCCTGGGAGCGGGAGACCGAGGGCTCCTTCGAACGGCATGTCCTGCCCGGCGGCCACTTCTTCCTGGGCGACCACCTGGCCCGTTTCGCGGAGCTCGTCGCCGCATACGTGCCCGGCCGGGCGGCCCGTACGGGCGTCTGA
- a CDS encoding ATP-binding protein, which produces MVLAAACAVSAALAADAEWRRILAAGCAAATVLLLARVLLLGRELAVERTQHASAAGIAAARGAEVAHLATVRVPVIAQRLRTGQRLDGAPGPLAPPCDTGEQFAGALASVVVALGSDEAVQRERALRDSVQAAFESVARNMHVMATVQQQVLDQVERSIDDPALMADVMKADHAASQMTRKAQTLLVMCGIWPARRETRPVSLYDCVRGAQSRIVEFGRIEVHGGQTLFVVPPAVEGLMHAVAELLENATVFSPSPSHVVVSVREVGAGAVVEIDDAGLGMPPDVLRNALGQLRDDLDLTRLGAVPRLGLACVGRWSRELGFNVELSGASAYGGTRAVMFVPFRLLTEPLSQLTADRRPEAEPTAPPPRPRPQPQPQPQAQPQPQPQAQPQPQPQPQPQHDDFVPADEASAPGRSTVGLPRRRSRRGSVPAAPQQSATRQQPESGSATPWTPEAARASIASVVSGTARGRAALDADETRAAQPPGPSAAPPPHGEQSLHSSPHKRDGGRS; this is translated from the coding sequence ATGGTGCTCGCGGCGGCCTGTGCGGTGTCGGCCGCCCTTGCCGCGGATGCCGAATGGCGCCGGATCCTGGCGGCCGGCTGCGCCGCCGCCACCGTCCTGTTACTTGCCCGGGTGCTGCTGCTCGGCCGGGAGCTGGCCGTCGAGCGCACCCAGCACGCCTCGGCGGCCGGGATCGCCGCCGCCAGGGGCGCCGAGGTGGCCCATCTCGCCACGGTCCGGGTCCCGGTGATCGCCCAACGGCTGCGCACCGGGCAGCGGTTGGACGGTGCGCCGGGGCCGCTGGCCCCGCCGTGCGACACCGGCGAGCAGTTCGCCGGGGCCCTGGCCTCGGTGGTCGTCGCACTCGGGTCGGACGAGGCCGTGCAACGGGAACGCGCCTTACGCGACTCGGTGCAGGCCGCCTTCGAGTCCGTGGCGCGCAACATGCACGTGATGGCCACGGTGCAGCAGCAGGTACTCGACCAGGTCGAACGCTCCATCGACGACCCCGCCCTGATGGCCGATGTGATGAAGGCCGATCACGCGGCCTCGCAGATGACCCGTAAGGCGCAAACCCTCCTGGTGATGTGCGGCATCTGGCCCGCCCGTCGGGAGACCCGGCCGGTCTCGCTCTACGACTGTGTACGGGGCGCGCAGTCGCGCATCGTCGAGTTCGGACGGATCGAGGTCCACGGCGGGCAGACGCTGTTTGTGGTGCCGCCGGCGGTGGAGGGGCTGATGCACGCCGTGGCCGAACTCCTGGAGAACGCCACGGTCTTCTCGCCCTCGCCTTCCCACGTCGTGGTCAGCGTGCGGGAGGTGGGCGCCGGTGCGGTCGTCGAGATCGACGACGCCGGGCTCGGAATGCCGCCGGATGTGCTCCGGAACGCGCTGGGCCAGCTCCGCGACGACCTGGACCTGACCCGTCTGGGGGCGGTGCCCCGGCTCGGTCTGGCCTGTGTCGGGCGCTGGAGCCGGGAGCTCGGCTTCAACGTGGAGCTGAGCGGGGCCTCGGCGTACGGCGGCACCCGGGCGGTGATGTTCGTACCCTTCCGGCTGCTGACCGAGCCGTTGTCGCAGCTCACCGCGGACCGTCGGCCGGAGGCCGAACCGACCGCACCGCCACCCCGGCCTCGACCACAGCCACAGCCACAGCCACAAGCTCAGCCTCAGCCTCAGCCGCAAGCTCAGCCTCAGCCTCAGCCGCAGCCGCAGCCGCAGCACGACGACTTCGTTCCCGCGGACGAGGCAAGTGCGCCGGGCCGAAGCACGGTAGGCCTCCCCCGGCGGCGCAGCCGACGCGGTTCCGTTCCGGCCGCGCCTCAGCAGTCAGCGACGCGACAGCAACCGGAAAGCGGGTCCGCGACGCCGTGGACACCGGAAGCGGCACGCGCGTCGATCGCCAGTGTGGTGTCCGGCACGGCGCGCGGCCGCGCGGCCCTCGACGCGGACGAGACGCGAGCGGCACAGCCCCCCGGCCCGTCAGCGGCGCCCCCGCCGCACGGTGAACAGTCCCTGCACAGCTCCCCCCACAAGCGCGACGGAGGCCGGTCGTGA
- a CDS encoding MFS transporter has product MGPFLLVWSGQAVSLAGSAAVRFAFIVEVWSSGEQATAVTLLSLCAMLPQAVFSPLAGAVVDRISKRTALQIADAGGLLVVGSLALLHYLDAFQSWQVYPAAVLLGVCAAFQFPALASAVPLLVRKDQLDRTNGLLAGAKSAAGIGGPALGGLLLALFGIGPTLLVDVASYAFALVGVRIVRFAGDRVTAKPGAPRPRITADSVEGLRYLFRIPSLRDLIINFCVVNLVMVFGFALISPMVLLRAGNGALAAVNTSVGVGGVAGALLMAAWGGPANRGRGMMLGVVGMCLSGLVAMGLVGGVTGWCLTILVAALLMTLVNASMQTIVQTKVPHEWQGRVFGAVMFLSQISVPVAMAVAGPLADHVFEPQAARGSGLFTVLGPLVGDAPGSGMAAMLFLAGIGGTAVALWGLASRPIRDIDILLPDLDAPPEPVERSGQRGGERDEVRA; this is encoded by the coding sequence ATGGGCCCCTTCCTCCTTGTCTGGTCCGGTCAGGCGGTTTCCCTGGCAGGCAGCGCGGCGGTCCGGTTCGCGTTCATCGTCGAGGTGTGGTCGTCCGGTGAGCAGGCGACCGCCGTCACCCTTCTTTCGCTGTGCGCCATGCTGCCGCAGGCCGTATTCAGTCCCCTCGCCGGCGCAGTCGTCGACCGGATATCCAAGCGCACCGCGCTTCAGATAGCCGATGCCGGCGGACTCCTCGTCGTGGGCTCGCTGGCCCTGCTCCACTACCTCGACGCATTCCAGTCCTGGCAGGTCTATCCGGCCGCCGTGCTGCTCGGCGTCTGCGCCGCCTTCCAGTTCCCGGCCCTGGCCTCGGCCGTGCCGCTCCTGGTCCGCAAGGACCAACTGGACCGCACCAACGGCCTGCTGGCCGGTGCGAAGAGTGCCGCCGGGATCGGTGGCCCGGCGCTGGGCGGCCTCCTCCTCGCGCTCTTCGGGATCGGCCCGACTCTCCTGGTGGACGTGGCGAGCTATGCGTTCGCCCTCGTCGGCGTCCGGATCGTGCGCTTCGCCGGTGACCGGGTGACGGCGAAGCCTGGCGCACCGCGGCCGCGGATCACCGCCGACTCCGTCGAGGGGCTGCGTTACCTGTTCCGGATACCCAGCCTGCGCGACCTGATCATCAACTTCTGCGTCGTCAACCTGGTCATGGTTTTCGGCTTCGCCCTGATCTCACCGATGGTGCTGCTCCGGGCCGGTAACGGCGCACTCGCCGCTGTCAACACCTCGGTGGGCGTCGGCGGAGTGGCGGGCGCTCTGCTCATGGCGGCCTGGGGCGGACCTGCGAACCGGGGCCGGGGCATGATGCTCGGCGTGGTCGGCATGTGCCTGTCCGGCCTGGTGGCGATGGGCCTGGTGGGCGGGGTGACCGGCTGGTGCCTGACCATTCTGGTCGCCGCTCTGCTCATGACCCTGGTCAACGCCTCGATGCAGACGATCGTGCAGACCAAGGTCCCCCACGAATGGCAGGGCCGGGTCTTCGGCGCGGTGATGTTCCTGTCGCAGATCTCCGTACCCGTGGCCATGGCGGTCGCCGGACCGCTCGCCGACCACGTCTTCGAACCGCAGGCCGCCCGGGGCTCCGGACTCTTCACCGTGCTCGGCCCCCTCGTCGGTGACGCTCCGGGCAGCGGCATGGCGGCCATGCTGTTCCTGGCCGGCATCGGCGGGACCGCGGTCGCCCTCTGGGGACTGGCCAGCCGTCCGATCAGGGACATCGACATCCTGCTGCCCGACCTCGACGCACCGCCGGAGCCGGTCGAGCGGAGCGGCCAACGGGGAGGTGAACGCGATGAGGTACGCGCTTGA